A region of Flavobacterium album DNA encodes the following proteins:
- a CDS encoding glycoside hydrolase family 30 protein, with protein MFQIRTKAAAGIATVLLAGLVAGCGSASKTKSTGAGLWVTMPDKSALLQQQPVSNTTAAAHTQLSIDPSVKYQEMDGFGFTLTGGSAKHIFKMDSQSRADLLKELFGAGTNDIGVSFLRISVGASDLDELLFSYNDLPKGETDKNIDRFDLGYDKKYLVPVLQQILAINPDIKILGSPWSPPVWMKTNGDTRGGSLKLEYYPAYAKYLVKYVQQMKENGISIYALTVQNEPLHPGNNPSLLMEAADQKVFVRDHLGPAFKKNNIRTKIIIYDHNADRPDYPISILDDKEAAKYIDGSAFHLYGGTVDAISKVHTAHPDKNLYFTEQWVGAPGDFAKELTWHTENLSIGAPRNWCKTVLEWNLAADEKQEPHTDRGGCDRCLGAITITGNKVTREPAYYIIAHSSKFVRPGSVRVQSDMPEGLPNVAYKTPDGKIAVVLQNTSEQDKTIDVGAGNKKATLMLKAGMVGTLVME; from the coding sequence ATGTTTCAAATCAGGACAAAAGCAGCAGCCGGCATAGCGACAGTACTTCTTGCAGGGCTTGTGGCAGGCTGTGGTTCGGCATCCAAAACAAAATCTACAGGCGCGGGATTATGGGTTACTATGCCCGACAAATCAGCACTGCTTCAGCAACAGCCAGTTTCCAATACTACAGCTGCAGCCCATACGCAGCTTAGCATAGACCCATCGGTAAAATACCAGGAAATGGACGGCTTCGGCTTTACCCTCACAGGGGGCAGTGCCAAGCATATTTTTAAAATGGATTCGCAGTCGCGCGCCGACCTTTTAAAGGAACTTTTTGGCGCGGGTACCAATGATATCGGTGTAAGCTTCCTGCGTATAAGCGTGGGCGCATCCGACCTTGACGAATTGCTGTTTTCCTATAACGACCTCCCAAAAGGCGAGACCGACAAAAACATCGACCGCTTTGACCTCGGTTACGATAAAAAGTACCTTGTTCCGGTATTGCAGCAGATATTGGCGATAAACCCTGATATAAAAATATTGGGTTCGCCTTGGTCGCCACCCGTATGGATGAAAACCAACGGCGATACCCGCGGCGGCAGCCTGAAACTGGAATACTATCCGGCCTACGCGAAATATCTCGTGAAGTATGTGCAGCAAATGAAGGAGAATGGTATTTCGATTTATGCCCTTACGGTACAGAATGAGCCGCTGCATCCCGGCAACAACCCAAGCCTGCTGATGGAAGCCGCCGACCAGAAAGTGTTCGTGCGCGACCATCTGGGCCCTGCTTTCAAAAAGAACAACATCAGAACGAAGATCATCATTTACGACCACAACGCTGACAGGCCGGATTATCCTATTTCAATACTCGATGATAAAGAGGCGGCTAAGTATATTGATGGATCCGCATTTCACTTATATGGCGGTACGGTAGATGCCATATCGAAAGTACATACGGCACACCCTGATAAGAATTTATATTTTACGGAGCAGTGGGTAGGCGCTCCCGGCGATTTTGCCAAAGAGCTTACTTGGCATACGGAGAACCTGAGCATTGGCGCGCCACGCAACTGGTGCAAAACGGTACTGGAATGGAACCTTGCTGCCGACGAAAAGCAGGAGCCGCATACCGACAGGGGTGGCTGTGACCGCTGCCTTGGCGCCATAACCATTACCGGCAACAAAGTAACCCGCGAACCTGCCTATTACATCATTGCGCATTCCTCAAAATTCGTGAGGCCGGGTTCGGTTAGGGTGCAATCAGATATGCCGGAAGGATTGCCAAATGTAGCCTACAAAACGCCTGACGGGAAAATAGCTGTCGTACTGCAAAATACTTCGGAACAGGATAAAACGATTGATGTTGGTGCCGGAAATAAAAAGGCGACCTTAATGCTGAAAGCTGGTATGGTTGGGACGCTGGTGATGGAGTAA
- a CDS encoding ComF family protein, with protein MLSSLFNLLFPKTCNGCDGLLLESEDVVCTACRHDMPFTLHHLNAENETFKKFYGRLPLEHASAFLYFHKEGMVQQMVHNLKYRKQQEVGRLLGQLHAEDLKTVEALKDVTDIIPVPMHPKKLRQRGYNQVTEFGKALAEGLGKNYNEAILVKKVHTQTQTKKNLAARAAIANAFDVNFTEADSGRHFLLIDDVITTGSTLEACGRELLKIPGAKVSIVTMAYAH; from the coding sequence ATGCTCAGCTCCCTTTTCAACCTTCTCTTTCCTAAAACCTGCAATGGCTGTGACGGCCTGCTGCTGGAAAGTGAAGATGTTGTATGCACGGCCTGCCGCCACGATATGCCTTTTACGCTGCACCACCTGAATGCGGAGAATGAGACCTTCAAAAAGTTTTACGGAAGGCTCCCGCTGGAGCATGCTTCGGCATTTTTGTATTTCCACAAGGAAGGCATGGTACAGCAGATGGTCCACAACCTGAAATACCGGAAGCAGCAGGAAGTGGGCCGGCTGTTAGGCCAGTTGCATGCCGAAGACCTTAAAACCGTAGAAGCGCTTAAGGATGTTACCGATATCATCCCTGTGCCCATGCACCCAAAGAAACTCCGGCAGCGCGGGTACAACCAGGTAACGGAATTTGGGAAGGCTTTGGCCGAAGGGCTGGGCAAAAACTACAATGAGGCTATCCTGGTAAAGAAAGTACACACCCAAACCCAGACAAAAAAGAACCTTGCTGCACGTGCTGCTATAGCCAACGCTTTTGATGTGAACTTTACGGAAGCCGATTCAGGCAGGCACTTTTTGCTCATTGACGACGTTATCACTACCGGATCGACGCTCGAAGCCTGTGGGCGCGAGTTATTAAAGATTCCCGGCGCTAAGGTCAGCATTGTGACCATGGCTTATGCGCATTAA
- a CDS encoding Ig-like domain-containing protein, with protein MLKSRFFLYIVLLSLALTGCAKRGNITGGAKDTIPPSITGSSPANMSTGFKGNQIHIDFNEYIKIKDISKQLIISPPLKYTPDIVPTGSASKFINIKIKDTLQENTTYSFNFGQSITDNNEGNPYSQFKFIFSTGSYIDSLSLKGRIKDAYSRETDNFVTIMLYEANETFNDSTIYKERPRYVTNTLDSMVNFSLENLKEGKYHLFALKDKNNNYKYDPKSDKLAFLNDVVTVPDSLIAGYQLELFQETPPFKSFKPSLETSNKFFIGYEGNPKGVKVNVKNGTGTEDIRSLVTQVSGKDSLNVWIPRGIKADSLQVQITHSDSAKDFTMKFRELKQSDSLKVEAVQKGGLNFREKFTLRPSTPLVSIDSTKIRLINKDSLAIAYTYAYDEFKQDLAFDFPKDENQRYNFLLLPGALTDFYGTQNDSLKYSLVTKTLAEYGNLRVRLENANRFPLILEITNAKGEVQASYYSEGETQINFDAILPDKYLLRVIYDNNKNREWDSGYYPDRRQPEEVIYFPKEVDVRENWDVEQPFNLGG; from the coding sequence ATGCTGAAAAGTAGATTTTTCCTTTATATAGTGCTCCTTTCACTTGCCCTTACGGGATGCGCCAAACGCGGCAATATTACCGGCGGGGCGAAAGACACCATACCGCCTTCCATCACAGGAAGCTCGCCTGCTAATATGAGTACGGGGTTTAAAGGCAACCAAATCCATATCGATTTCAATGAGTATATCAAGATAAAGGACATCAGCAAGCAGCTTATCATTTCACCGCCGCTGAAATACACGCCGGACATTGTGCCTACCGGGAGCGCGAGCAAATTCATCAATATAAAGATCAAGGATACGCTTCAGGAAAATACCACGTACAGCTTCAATTTCGGGCAAAGCATTACCGACAACAACGAAGGCAACCCTTATTCGCAGTTCAAATTCATATTTTCTACCGGCAGTTATATCGATTCGCTTTCGCTAAAGGGACGAATAAAGGATGCCTACTCTCGCGAGACCGACAATTTCGTGACCATCATGCTGTATGAGGCTAACGAAACCTTTAACGACTCTACCATCTACAAAGAGCGTCCGAGATATGTGACCAATACGCTCGACAGCATGGTCAATTTTTCGCTGGAAAACCTTAAAGAGGGCAAATACCACCTCTTTGCATTGAAGGATAAGAACAACAATTACAAATACGACCCAAAGAGCGATAAGCTTGCATTCCTTAATGATGTGGTTACGGTACCCGACAGCCTTATCGCGGGGTACCAACTGGAGCTTTTCCAAGAAACACCGCCGTTTAAGTCATTTAAGCCATCGCTGGAAACATCCAATAAGTTCTTTATCGGCTATGAAGGAAATCCGAAAGGCGTAAAGGTAAATGTTAAGAATGGCACCGGCACTGAGGACATCCGCTCCCTGGTCACGCAGGTATCCGGTAAGGACTCCCTGAATGTATGGATACCAAGAGGCATCAAGGCCGACTCGCTACAGGTGCAGATAACGCACAGCGATTCGGCGAAGGACTTTACGATGAAGTTCAGGGAACTTAAGCAGAGTGATTCATTAAAGGTAGAAGCCGTACAGAAAGGCGGACTGAATTTCAGGGAAAAATTCACGCTGAGGCCGTCTACGCCATTAGTTTCCATTGACTCCACAAAGATAAGGCTGATAAATAAGGATTCCCTGGCAATTGCGTATACTTATGCTTACGATGAGTTTAAACAGGATCTGGCCTTTGATTTTCCGAAGGACGAGAACCAGCGGTATAACTTTCTGCTGCTGCCCGGGGCGCTCACTGATTTTTACGGAACGCAGAACGATTCCCTGAAATACAGCCTTGTTACAAAAACGCTGGCTGAATACGGCAACCTGCGGGTACGCCTTGAAAATGCAAACCGGTTTCCGCTTATACTGGAAATCACCAATGCCAAGGGAGAAGTTCAGGCTTCTTACTATTCTGAGGGGGAAACGCAGATTAATTTCGATGCCATATTGCCGGATAAATATCTTTTAAGGGTAATCTACGACAACAATAAGAACCGCGAGTGGGACAGCGGCTACTATCCTGACAGGCGCCAGCCCGAAGAAGTGATCTATTTCCCTAAGGAAGTAGACGTTCGGGAGAACTGGGATGTAGAGCAGCCCTTTAACCTTGGAGGGTAA
- a CDS encoding KAP family P-loop NTPase fold protein, whose product MANQSYIIPELPINSEDEDVFNFSPYVKKIDKILQANSINSDPLTIGIYGKWGEGKTSFLNLLATHLSEFKDDGTSKRILKYHFNPWRYSGEDEMLLAFFEGLSNMLSIQTNSSLQKAGKFIKKISKYFKAIKISSSVGIPKFLGTKVTFELNEILKAMGEDLEGKPISPEVLNKVIDDALCESKYKIVIFIDDIDRLDKDEIYTLFKIIKLNANFRNLVYLIALDPEQVSKAIHHRYGTDKLDGKLFIEKIINIPIILPRIEKEDLQLFFDKKISDLNRLLSLNKDNDFKEIAFEFRRFNFNNPREIIRVINSFAISACAIGEEVNLRDLFWIEYLKITNETCYNDIKNYNEETQIFTEMSGVIDFNDEINTQGKPNGFRKHLINTYPEIESILNHLFPNNNFQGTGSKIDSKTLEKELRINSSDHFEKFFSYHTFRKISETNFKIIKNLIAEEKEDDLKTAIVNLFARHAEYKTLYKIENLIEELDVDKLLFLSHFLILNINIIPEIGEDMFGRSFRIRIIEKIAITLNDNDISKDYLIDLAEEMTLFNLCYFTRKFTVQNVRNELQEVIVRRIKLEKKPFYEEPLNAPNKMIMQIWNNKNSAEFDRFIKDTLQNDNILLLIRNFPVYWNNTFFGALTKSNYDFMKSIIDVDYIYEKLKEYHAELFDKHIDISDIDFQESTSHTIEENALQFINWHNIEKSTSF is encoded by the coding sequence ATGGCAAATCAGTCTTACATTATCCCCGAACTCCCAATAAATTCTGAAGATGAAGATGTTTTTAATTTTAGCCCCTATGTGAAAAAGATTGATAAAATACTTCAAGCTAATTCTATCAATTCTGACCCCCTGACTATCGGGATTTATGGCAAATGGGGTGAAGGTAAGACATCATTTTTAAATTTACTCGCGACGCATCTTTCAGAATTTAAAGATGATGGCACTTCAAAACGCATACTAAAATATCATTTTAACCCATGGAGATATTCAGGAGAAGATGAAATGCTTTTAGCTTTTTTTGAAGGATTATCAAATATGTTGTCCATTCAAACAAATTCTTCTTTACAAAAAGCGGGCAAGTTTATCAAAAAGATAAGTAAGTATTTTAAAGCTATTAAGATTTCTTCAAGTGTTGGCATACCAAAATTTTTGGGAACAAAAGTAACTTTTGAGCTAAATGAGATATTAAAAGCTATGGGAGAGGATTTAGAAGGTAAGCCCATATCTCCCGAGGTATTAAATAAGGTTATAGATGATGCACTTTGCGAATCAAAATATAAAATCGTCATTTTTATAGATGATATAGATCGTTTGGATAAAGATGAAATATATACACTATTTAAAATTATAAAACTTAATGCTAATTTTAGAAATCTGGTTTATCTAATTGCTCTTGATCCAGAACAAGTTTCTAAAGCAATTCATCATAGATATGGTACGGATAAACTTGACGGAAAATTATTTATCGAAAAAATCATAAATATCCCGATCATATTACCTAGAATTGAAAAGGAAGATTTACAATTATTTTTTGATAAAAAAATTTCAGACTTAAATCGACTTCTTTCTTTAAATAAAGACAATGACTTTAAAGAAATAGCATTCGAATTTAGAAGATTCAACTTTAATAATCCAAGGGAAATTATTAGAGTAATAAATAGTTTTGCAATAAGTGCATGCGCAATTGGTGAGGAAGTAAACCTTCGTGATCTTTTCTGGATTGAATATTTAAAAATAACAAATGAAACTTGTTATAACGATATTAAAAATTACAATGAGGAAACTCAAATCTTTACTGAAATGTCAGGAGTTATAGATTTTAATGATGAAATCAATACACAGGGGAAACCTAATGGATTTAGAAAACACTTAATTAATACCTATCCTGAAATAGAATCTATATTAAACCATCTTTTCCCAAACAATAATTTTCAGGGAACGGGAAGTAAAATAGATTCTAAAACATTAGAAAAAGAATTAAGAATCAACTCATCTGATCATTTTGAAAAATTCTTTTCTTATCATACTTTCAGAAAGATTTCAGAAACTAATTTCAAGATTATAAAAAATTTAATCGCCGAGGAAAAAGAAGATGATTTAAAAACAGCTATTGTTAATTTATTTGCTCGTCACGCAGAATATAAAACATTATATAAAATTGAGAATCTTATTGAAGAACTAGATGTTGATAAACTTTTATTTCTTTCTCATTTTCTTATTTTAAATATCAATATTATACCCGAGATTGGTGAAGACATGTTTGGCAGAAGTTTTAGAATAAGAATAATAGAGAAAATTGCTATTACATTAAATGATAATGATATTTCTAAAGATTATTTAATTGACCTAGCAGAAGAGATGACATTATTTAATTTATGCTACTTTACAAGAAAATTTACTGTTCAAAATGTAAGAAATGAATTGCAGGAAGTGATAGTTCGCAGAATAAAACTTGAAAAGAAACCATTTTATGAGGAACCACTTAATGCCCCAAATAAAATGATAATGCAGATATGGAATAACAAAAATTCAGCAGAATTTGATAGGTTTATTAAAGACACTCTGCAAAATGATAATATTCTACTTCTTATAAGAAATTTTCCAGTGTATTGGAATAATACATTTTTTGGGGCTTTAACAAAAAGTAATTATGATTTTATGAAATCAATAATTGATGTGGATTATATATATGAAAAATTAAAAGAGTACCATGCAGAGTTATTTGATAAACACATTGATATTAGTGATATTGATTTTCAGGAATCAACTTCACATACAATTGAAGAAAATGCACTTCAGTTTATAAATTGGCATAATATTGAGAAATCGACTTCATTCTAA
- a CDS encoding amidohydrolase, which produces MKISLIQTSLTWENPQANRANFERLINSIEMTDLILVPEMFPTGFTMKPEAVAETMDGETVAWMKEMAAAKGCAITGSLVIKEDGRYYNRLLFVFPDGAVKTYDKRHLFSLAGEDKAYTAGTEKLIVEYNGWKICPLVCYDLRFPVFARNVEGYDLLLYVANWPSPRLFAWDTLLKARAIENMCYVAGLNRIGKDENRHLYPGHSQVLDCLGATLADASDNEGVFTVNLDKESLLENRKKFGFLNDRDNFTLQG; this is translated from the coding sequence ATGAAGATCTCCCTCATACAAACCTCCCTTACCTGGGAAAACCCACAGGCGAACCGTGCCAATTTCGAAAGGCTCATCAACAGCATCGAAATGACCGACCTGATCCTCGTGCCCGAAATGTTCCCAACAGGGTTTACCATGAAGCCGGAAGCTGTGGCGGAAACCATGGACGGCGAAACCGTAGCCTGGATGAAGGAAATGGCTGCTGCTAAGGGTTGTGCCATTACAGGAAGCCTCGTTATTAAAGAGGATGGCAGGTATTACAACCGCCTGCTTTTTGTATTCCCTGATGGGGCGGTAAAAACCTACGACAAACGCCATCTTTTCTCATTGGCAGGAGAAGACAAGGCCTATACCGCCGGGACAGAAAAACTTATCGTGGAATATAATGGCTGGAAAATATGCCCGCTGGTATGCTATGATTTACGTTTCCCCGTTTTTGCACGAAACGTAGAGGGTTATGACCTGCTGCTGTATGTAGCCAACTGGCCTTCGCCACGCCTGTTTGCGTGGGATACGCTGCTAAAGGCACGCGCGATAGAAAATATGTGCTATGTGGCAGGACTTAACAGGATCGGGAAAGATGAGAACAGGCACTTATATCCGGGGCATTCGCAGGTACTGGACTGCCTGGGTGCAACGCTGGCCGATGCATCAGATAATGAAGGGGTGTTTACAGTAAACCTCGATAAGGAAAGCTTACTCGAAAACCGTAAAAAATTCGGTTTTTTAAACGACAGGGATAACTTTACCCTCCAAGGTTAA
- a CDS encoding glycine--tRNA ligase, whose translation MAKQEDQFKNVISHAKEYGFIFQSSEIYDGLSAVYDYGQNGAELKKNIREYWWKSMVQMHENIVGIDAAIFMHPTTWKASGHVDAFNDPLIDNKDSKKRYRADVLIEDYAEKLNQKAQKEIEKARARFGEAFNEEEFVTTNARVMEYKAKQRQILERMAHSLETENLADVKALIEELEIADPETGSKNWTEVRQFNLMFGTKLGAEAANAMDLYLRPETAQGIFVNFLNVQKTGRMKIPFGIAQTGKAFRNEIVARQFIFRMREFEQMEMQFFVRPGEEMKYYEYWKETRLKWHLSLGLGKENYRFHDHEKLAHYANAAADIEFNFPFGFKELEGIHSRTDFDLKAHEQFSGKKLQYFDTELNENYVPYVVETSVGLDRMFLAVFSTALKEETLEDGSVRTVLSLPAVLAPTKAAVLPLVKKDGLPDVARKIIEDLKWDFNVAYDEKDAVGRRYRRQDALGTPFCITVDHQTLEDETVTIRHRDSMKQDRVKISELRSIINEEVSVRNWLMKM comes from the coding sequence ATGGCAAAACAAGAAGATCAATTTAAGAATGTTATTTCGCACGCTAAGGAGTATGGGTTCATTTTCCAGTCCAGCGAGATATACGATGGTTTAAGCGCAGTATACGACTACGGCCAGAACGGCGCAGAACTAAAGAAGAACATCAGGGAATATTGGTGGAAATCGATGGTGCAGATGCATGAGAACATTGTGGGTATTGATGCCGCGATATTCATGCACCCTACTACATGGAAGGCTTCGGGGCACGTAGATGCGTTCAACGACCCTTTGATAGACAACAAAGATTCCAAGAAACGATACAGGGCCGACGTGCTTATCGAGGATTATGCCGAGAAGCTTAACCAGAAAGCCCAAAAAGAAATAGAAAAGGCGCGCGCGCGTTTTGGCGAGGCCTTCAATGAGGAGGAATTCGTTACGACAAACGCCCGCGTGATGGAATATAAAGCCAAACAGCGCCAGATACTGGAGCGCATGGCACATTCATTGGAAACAGAGAACCTGGCCGATGTGAAAGCGCTTATCGAAGAGCTCGAGATCGCCGACCCGGAAACAGGCTCTAAGAACTGGACGGAAGTAAGGCAGTTCAACCTGATGTTCGGCACCAAGCTGGGCGCAGAAGCCGCTAATGCAATGGACCTGTACCTTCGCCCGGAAACGGCACAGGGTATCTTCGTGAACTTCCTGAACGTACAAAAGACCGGCCGTATGAAAATACCTTTCGGTATCGCGCAAACGGGCAAGGCGTTCCGTAACGAGATTGTGGCAAGGCAGTTCATTTTCCGTATGCGCGAATTCGAACAGATGGAAATGCAGTTCTTTGTCCGTCCGGGCGAAGAGATGAAATACTATGAGTACTGGAAAGAAACAAGGCTGAAATGGCACCTGTCGCTTGGCCTTGGAAAAGAGAATTACCGTTTCCACGACCATGAAAAGCTGGCGCACTATGCCAATGCCGCTGCCGATATCGAGTTCAACTTCCCGTTTGGCTTCAAGGAGCTGGAAGGGATCCACTCGCGTACCGATTTCGACCTTAAGGCACACGAGCAATTCAGCGGTAAGAAACTACAGTATTTCGATACCGAGCTGAACGAGAATTATGTGCCATACGTAGTAGAAACGTCTGTCGGCCTCGACAGGATGTTCCTTGCCGTATTCTCTACAGCATTAAAAGAAGAAACTTTGGAAGACGGCTCCGTTCGTACCGTACTAAGCCTGCCTGCGGTACTCGCACCTACAAAAGCCGCGGTACTGCCATTGGTTAAGAAAGACGGACTGCCGGATGTAGCCCGTAAAATAATTGAGGACCTTAAATGGGACTTCAATGTGGCGTATGATGAGAAGGATGCCGTTGGCCGCCGTTACCGCAGGCAGGATGCACTGGGTACGCCTTTCTGCATCACGGTAGACCACCAGACACTTGAAGACGAAACCGTGACCATCCGCCACCGCGACAGCATGAAGCAGGACAGGGTGAAAATATCCGAATTAAGAAGCATCATCAATGAAGAAGTTTCGGTACGGAACTGGCTAATGAAGATGTAA